A genome region from Kosmotoga arenicorallina S304 includes the following:
- a CDS encoding sulfide/dihydroorotate dehydrogenase-like FAD/NAD-binding protein: protein MSHRITKKAKLAAGIYDFSIEHSTLPNFAKPGQFLIIRIDEKGERIPLTIAGVSKNAVRIIVKCVGKSTYKLATLKENDEILEVIGPLGNPSEIDFYGKVCVVGGGVGIAPLMPIIKALKSTGNKITTIIGASTAEQLILLDEIGKMSDELIITTDDGSAGSKGLVTHRLEELLNKGCRFDRIWAIGPTIMMKFVSAIALREEIPCWVSLNPIMVDGTGMCGACRVEVGGEMKFACVDGPEFDGRFVNWNELIKRLHQYQEKEKLSLELFKKEVGDLSWL, encoded by the coding sequence ATGTCGCACAGAATAACAAAGAAAGCAAAACTTGCCGCAGGTATCTACGATTTTTCCATAGAACATTCTACTTTACCAAATTTTGCCAAACCTGGTCAATTTTTAATCATTCGCATCGATGAGAAAGGAGAGCGGATTCCGCTCACAATTGCAGGCGTATCTAAAAATGCAGTAAGAATAATTGTCAAGTGTGTAGGCAAGAGCACGTATAAATTAGCAACCTTGAAAGAAAACGATGAAATTCTCGAGGTAATCGGTCCCCTTGGAAATCCAAGCGAGATTGATTTTTACGGGAAAGTATGCGTAGTTGGTGGCGGAGTAGGCATTGCCCCACTCATGCCCATCATAAAAGCATTAAAAAGCACTGGAAACAAAATAACGACAATTATAGGGGCTTCCACTGCTGAACAACTAATACTCCTGGATGAAATAGGCAAAATGTCCGATGAGTTGATTATCACAACAGATGATGGTTCAGCAGGAAGCAAAGGACTTGTTACCCATCGCCTTGAAGAGTTGTTGAATAAAGGATGTAGATTTGACAGAATTTGGGCTATCGGGCCAACCATTATGATGAAATTCGTTTCAGCCATTGCCTTGCGCGAGGAAATCCCTTGCTGGGTATCCCTGAACCCCATTATGGTTGATGGTACAGGGATGTGTGGTGCTTGCAGGGTGGAAGTCGGTGGTGAAATGAAATTCGCATGTGTTGATGGACCTGAATTTGACGGCAGGTTCGTAAACTGGAACGAACTTATAAAAAGACTACACCAATATCAGGAAAAGGAAAAGCTCTCACTGGAACTGTTCAAGAAGGAAGTTGGTGATTTGTCATGGCTTTGA
- a CDS encoding tRNA1(Val) (adenine(37)-N6)-methyltransferase: protein MQKNFDPSPIKDLKFDQKLPEGRTNHATVVLALYSKVPRNVKKILELGSGSGVVSIFLAHAYGCEVVGIEKSDILVSIANRNAETNGVKKHVRFVNCSVEETPEHFQPESFDMVVSNPPHFLHEGKRSPYSERNSWRRLDDKTARNFVETARKMLKNRGIFYFLLHPRDLIRWIKILESVKFGVHRLLPIYGSFNGQARLVLISGRKNSSSELVIESPLILNKEEK, encoded by the coding sequence ATGCAAAAAAACTTTGATCCTTCACCTATTAAAGATCTAAAGTTTGATCAAAAATTACCCGAAGGTAGGACAAACCACGCTACTGTTGTGCTGGCTCTTTATTCAAAGGTACCGAGAAATGTTAAAAAAATTTTGGAACTGGGAAGCGGGAGTGGTGTGGTTTCAATATTCCTTGCACATGCTTATGGTTGTGAGGTTGTTGGCATAGAAAAAAGTGATATCCTTGTTTCCATTGCAAATAGAAACGCTGAAACGAACGGAGTAAAAAAGCATGTGAGATTTGTAAATTGCTCTGTCGAAGAGACACCAGAACACTTCCAGCCAGAAAGTTTTGATATGGTTGTTTCAAACCCTCCTCATTTTCTGCATGAAGGAAAAAGAAGCCCTTATTCAGAGAGAAATAGCTGGCGTCGTCTTGACGATAAAACGGCCCGGAACTTTGTTGAAACAGCAAGGAAGATGTTGAAGAACAGAGGGATATTTTACTTCTTATTGCACCCGAGAGATTTAATTCGCTGGATAAAAATTCTCGAATCAGTAAAGTTTGGAGTTCACAGGTTGTTGCCGATTTATGGCAGTTTCAATGGACAAGCTAGATTAGTTTTGATTTCTGGCAGAAAGAACTCTAGCTCTGAACTGGTTATAGAGTCCCCACTGATATTAAATAAGGAGGAAAAGTGA
- the tmk gene encoding dTMP kinase — MFISFEGIDGSGKSTQVKLFVEYLKNSNYHYLLIREPGGTKAGEDIRKILLHLDYRLFPQTELLLFMASRSQIVREIILPALKCGTVVIADRFLDSSVAYQGYGRELGVETVRSLNRLATGNLKPDLTFLIDISPEDAEKRKRAQEKNDKIERESLDFFKRVREGYLKIAKAEPERVKVINGNDDPELIHTNIVKIFEQHMKERTGKWR; from the coding sequence ATGTTTATTTCCTTTGAAGGTATTGACGGCTCTGGAAAATCAACGCAAGTTAAGCTATTTGTTGAATATCTCAAAAATAGCAATTATCATTATCTACTTATAAGGGAACCAGGTGGTACAAAAGCGGGAGAAGATATAAGAAAAATTTTATTGCATCTTGATTACCGTTTATTCCCACAAACTGAATTACTTCTCTTTATGGCATCCAGGAGCCAGATTGTTCGCGAAATAATACTCCCTGCTCTCAAGTGCGGAACTGTCGTTATAGCAGATAGATTTCTCGATTCATCCGTAGCCTATCAAGGTTACGGACGGGAATTAGGTGTTGAGACGGTTAGAAGTCTAAATAGATTGGCTACCGGAAACTTGAAACCCGATCTCACCTTTTTAATCGATATTTCACCGGAAGATGCTGAAAAACGGAAACGTGCTCAAGAAAAAAATGATAAAATAGAAAGGGAAAGTTTAGATTTTTTCAAACGAGTTAGAGAGGGTTACTTGAAAATTGCAAAGGCTGAACCCGAGAGAGTAAAAGTGATCAATGGAAATGATGACCCTGAACTAATCCACACAAATATTGTCAAAATATTTGAACAACACATGAAGGAGAGAACCGGTAAATGGAGGTGA
- a CDS encoding ATP-dependent Clp protease ATP-binding subunit — MYFDKFSEGAAQVFVTAQDEARSLGHPYVGTEHLLLAILKIDRGAVIKIMKKYSITYDRVLREVMTMVGTNVHQSVVGSPQMTPRARKVIELANDESKMLGEEKIDVEHIMLGIIREGEGIAAHILKQMGINLGKLRREIVENIASDWDDQNGSNIFFGKEQQESSLAMALKQLDGFGTDLTKLARNGKLDPIIGREIERQRLMEVLSRRKKNNPVLIGDPGVGKTAIVEGLAQMIVNEEVPETLRGKVIFALDVAALIAGTKYRGEFEKRLKKLINVIRDNKDIILFIDELHTIVGAGSAEGAVDAANILKPALASGEIRCIGSTTPDEYRKYIEKDAALERRFQKIYVTEPTVEQTIQILRGIRHKYEAHHKVHYTDQSLEAAVTLSHRYVSDRFLPDKAIDIIDEIGSRARLKKLTLPERLKLIQKELEQLRVDREKAATEQDYETAAALKQREKELYEFYKAEYTQWREKVDSEFVEIGEEDIAEIVSNWTGIPLKKLEESDSAKLLSLENALHNRIVGQDEAITAVARAIRRARSGLKDPRKPIGTFLFLGPTGVGKTELAKALAEYLFGDERSLIRFDMSEYMERFSVSRLIGAPPGYVGYDEGGTLTEQVRKRPFSVILFDEIEKAHPDIFNLLLQIMDDGHLTDSQGRHVDFRNSIIIMTSNLGGEFINKTKASIGFVDSSGVEEKEYESMKSSVLEEVKRTFRPEFLNRLDEMVVFHQLTRKEIKEIIDILMRDMRRRLSEKGMQLTISEAAQDFLVTKGFDPVYGARPLKRAIQRYIEDPLSEELLKGRFKEGDNITAISQDEKIVFRRALKKKAEVSADT; from the coding sequence ATGTATTTCGATAAATTTTCGGAAGGTGCTGCACAAGTGTTCGTCACTGCCCAGGATGAGGCCAGAAGCCTTGGCCATCCTTATGTTGGGACCGAGCATTTGCTGCTGGCTATATTAAAAATCGATCGTGGAGCTGTTATAAAGATTATGAAGAAATATTCCATAACCTATGACCGGGTTTTACGGGAGGTCATGACCATGGTGGGTACAAATGTCCACCAATCTGTTGTTGGTTCTCCGCAAATGACCCCACGAGCGAGGAAAGTCATTGAATTGGCCAACGACGAGTCGAAAATGCTTGGTGAAGAAAAGATTGATGTAGAGCATATTATGCTAGGAATAATCAGAGAAGGCGAAGGCATTGCAGCGCATATATTGAAACAGATGGGAATCAATCTCGGAAAATTAAGGCGCGAAATCGTTGAGAACATAGCAAGTGATTGGGACGATCAAAATGGATCAAATATTTTCTTTGGAAAAGAACAGCAAGAATCAAGCTTGGCAATGGCTTTGAAGCAGCTTGATGGCTTTGGGACCGACCTTACAAAACTTGCACGGAACGGTAAACTCGACCCGATAATAGGCAGAGAAATTGAGCGTCAAAGGTTAATGGAAGTTCTTTCCCGCAGGAAAAAGAACAATCCCGTTTTAATTGGAGACCCTGGTGTTGGAAAAACGGCAATTGTAGAAGGCCTGGCTCAAATGATCGTAAATGAAGAAGTGCCTGAAACGTTGAGAGGAAAGGTGATTTTTGCCCTTGATGTTGCCGCTCTTATTGCTGGCACAAAATACAGGGGAGAATTCGAGAAACGTTTGAAAAAACTCATAAATGTTATTAGAGATAATAAAGATATAATTCTCTTTATAGATGAGCTTCATACTATAGTGGGAGCAGGCTCTGCTGAAGGCGCAGTTGATGCTGCAAACATTTTGAAACCTGCCCTGGCAAGTGGCGAAATTCGCTGTATCGGTTCTACGACCCCTGATGAATACAGAAAATATATTGAGAAAGATGCTGCTCTTGAGCGTAGATTCCAGAAAATTTATGTTACCGAACCAACGGTAGAGCAAACTATTCAAATATTAAGAGGAATAAGACATAAGTATGAGGCACATCATAAAGTTCATTACACTGACCAATCACTGGAAGCAGCTGTTACCCTTTCACACAGATATGTGAGCGACAGATTTTTGCCGGATAAAGCCATTGATATAATTGATGAAATAGGTTCAAGGGCGAGATTGAAAAAACTAACATTACCCGAAAGACTTAAACTCATACAGAAAGAGCTGGAACAGTTAAGGGTTGATCGTGAGAAAGCTGCTACTGAACAAGATTATGAAACTGCTGCAGCGTTAAAGCAACGTGAAAAAGAGCTTTATGAATTTTACAAAGCAGAGTATACTCAATGGCGTGAAAAGGTGGACTCTGAATTTGTCGAAATTGGTGAAGAAGATATTGCCGAAATTGTTTCCAATTGGACAGGTATTCCTCTGAAAAAGCTCGAAGAGTCTGACAGCGCGAAGCTTCTTTCCCTTGAAAATGCTCTTCATAATAGGATTGTTGGGCAGGATGAAGCGATTACCGCAGTTGCTCGCGCCATAAGAAGAGCAAGAAGCGGTTTGAAAGACCCCAGAAAGCCTATTGGAACCTTCCTCTTCCTTGGCCCAACAGGTGTTGGAAAAACTGAGCTTGCAAAAGCTCTGGCTGAGTATCTTTTTGGAGATGAAAGATCATTAATTCGCTTTGATATGTCAGAATATATGGAGCGCTTTTCAGTGTCAAGGCTTATCGGGGCACCTCCCGGATATGTGGGTTATGATGAAGGGGGTACCCTTACCGAGCAAGTTCGGAAACGGCCCTTTTCAGTCATACTTTTTGATGAAATTGAAAAGGCTCATCCAGATATTTTCAACCTATTGCTTCAGATAATGGACGATGGCCATCTTACTGATTCACAAGGGCGCCATGTGGATTTCAGAAATAGCATCATTATAATGACAAGCAATCTTGGTGGTGAATTCATCAACAAAACGAAAGCCTCTATTGGATTTGTTGATTCTTCCGGAGTGGAGGAAAAAGAATACGAATCCATGAAGTCCTCTGTTCTGGAAGAAGTTAAAAGAACTTTCAGACCGGAGTTTTTGAATCGTCTTGATGAAATGGTTGTGTTCCATCAGTTAACCAGGAAAGAAATCAAGGAGATAATTGACATCCTCATGCGTGATATGCGAAGACGCTTGAGCGAAAAGGGAATGCAGCTAACCATATCCGAAGCGGCTCAAGACTTCCTTGTAACAAAGGGTTTTGACCCCGTTTATGGCGCTCGCCCTCTAAAAAGAGCTATTCAACGCTATATAGAAGACCCCCTTTCAGAGGAATTGTTAAAAGGCCGCTTCAAAGAGGGAGATAACATTACAGCCATCTCTCAAGATGAGAAAATTGTTTTTAGAAGAGCATTAAAAAAGAAGGCAGAGGTTAGCGCAGATACATGA
- the radA gene encoding DNA repair protein RadA: MKKKQVYVCNSCGYESPAWFGKCPMCGEWNTAAKIAVEPSFLNETNNFEGPRALADVKTSEHIRFSSGMKEIDRVLGGGIVPGSVILISGEPGIGKSTLMLQAAARIAGNKSVLYISGEESEGQLKLRAERLGISGDHIKVATTGDLSFLTSLDIKQYSLIVFDSLQTLKLPGVSSLPGSVVQVRECANYIVSLAKGNSVPVFIVGHVTKGGQIAGPKLVEHLVDTVLYFEASKTGYRFLRTTKNRFGPSDEIAVLEMSSKGLEEISDLSTIFVEDYVPAPGNVITAVVEGSKTFLVEIQSLVSKPLYGTPRKLSNGISLDRVLLIAAVLNRRAGIPLDSLDIYVNVAGGLQLSDPGVDLAMASSIVSAFLDRPLPEGFAAFGEIGLDGSIRPAMFSDRRIDRLKNSGFTSIYSPDGQIIVKDIKEFLKRFRGSDT; the protein is encoded by the coding sequence ATGAAAAAGAAGCAAGTTTATGTATGCAATTCATGCGGTTATGAATCGCCAGCATGGTTCGGGAAATGCCCCATGTGTGGGGAGTGGAATACTGCTGCAAAAATAGCTGTTGAACCCTCTTTTCTAAATGAAACAAATAATTTCGAAGGGCCAAGGGCTCTGGCAGATGTAAAAACCAGCGAGCATATAAGGTTCAGTTCCGGAATGAAGGAAATCGACAGGGTCCTTGGTGGCGGAATTGTACCCGGAAGTGTGATTTTGATAAGTGGAGAGCCCGGAATTGGTAAATCCACTCTGATGCTTCAGGCAGCAGCTCGAATAGCTGGCAATAAATCTGTCCTTTATATTTCAGGTGAGGAATCCGAGGGGCAACTAAAGCTCAGAGCAGAACGTCTGGGAATTTCCGGAGATCACATAAAAGTTGCAACAACCGGTGACCTTTCTTTTCTTACATCGCTTGATATAAAACAGTATTCGCTAATTGTTTTTGACTCTTTGCAAACATTGAAGCTCCCAGGTGTTTCATCCCTTCCTGGAAGTGTTGTGCAGGTTAGAGAGTGTGCCAATTACATAGTTTCACTGGCAAAGGGTAATTCAGTTCCCGTTTTCATTGTTGGGCATGTTACAAAAGGCGGGCAGATAGCAGGTCCAAAGCTGGTAGAGCATCTTGTAGATACTGTGCTTTACTTTGAGGCGAGTAAAACAGGCTATAGATTTTTGAGAACAACTAAAAACCGTTTCGGCCCTTCAGATGAAATCGCCGTTCTGGAGATGTCTTCAAAAGGGCTGGAAGAAATAAGCGATCTTTCTACTATTTTTGTGGAAGATTACGTTCCAGCCCCGGGGAATGTAATAACCGCTGTTGTGGAAGGCTCGAAAACATTCCTTGTAGAGATCCAATCACTGGTGTCAAAGCCTCTTTATGGAACACCGCGAAAACTCTCAAATGGAATTTCACTTGATCGTGTATTGCTTATCGCTGCGGTGCTTAACAGAAGAGCCGGAATTCCACTTGACAGTCTTGACATATACGTAAACGTTGCAGGGGGTCTTCAGTTGAGCGATCCTGGTGTGGATCTTGCGATGGCTTCATCGATTGTTTCAGCCTTTTTAGATAGGCCTCTGCCCGAAGGATTTGCTGCTTTTGGCGAAATTGGTCTTGACGGTTCGATAAGGCCAGCCATGTTTTCAGATCGAAGAATTGATAGGCTAAAAAATTCTGGCTTTACTTCTATTTATTCGCCCGATGGTCAAATAATTGTGAAAGATATAAAAGAATTCTTAAAAAGATTTAGGGGGAGCGATACATGA
- the disA gene encoding DNA integrity scanning diadenylate cyclase DisA, with protein MNRDEFLEKLRIVSPGTPLRFALDQIVAANTGALIFFVDDFEKYSSLMQPGFLINCEFNPNKLYELTKMDGAIVIDENLNRIIAANVQLIPDPSISSTETGMRHRTAERMARQTGKMLVAISKRKRTISLFYDDYSYMLRSLELLIPRINQAVGTVDQYRKAFDKGLEEIDVLESTSVLTLYDVIRTLHKGLMILRIYKDEEMTLAELGNYGDIPKMQFEEILSGVTEEIENLVLDFSSKILDTEEINTLTEKLFSLSEKEMSNYVLLAKLMGYEVSSTAQTMEMSLFSRGIRFIRKIPKIPLQVALNIGKRFGSLSKLMDSSSEELKEVEGIGEKRALAIRHAIDVKKRHEDID; from the coding sequence ATGAATCGCGATGAATTTTTGGAAAAACTGAGAATTGTTTCCCCGGGGACGCCTTTAAGGTTTGCCTTAGACCAGATTGTAGCGGCGAATACGGGAGCGTTGATATTTTTTGTTGACGATTTTGAAAAGTACAGTTCGCTCATGCAACCTGGCTTTTTAATTAACTGCGAATTCAATCCAAACAAACTCTATGAATTGACAAAAATGGACGGAGCAATTGTAATTGATGAGAACTTAAACAGAATAATTGCAGCAAATGTCCAGCTTATTCCGGACCCAAGCATTTCTTCAACAGAAACAGGCATGCGTCACAGAACTGCTGAACGTATGGCACGTCAAACAGGCAAGATGCTGGTGGCAATTTCAAAAAGGAAAAGAACTATAAGTCTTTTCTATGACGATTATAGTTATATGTTGAGATCTCTTGAATTGCTCATTCCAAGAATTAATCAGGCTGTCGGTACTGTGGATCAATATAGAAAGGCATTTGATAAAGGCCTTGAAGAAATCGATGTGCTTGAATCCACTTCTGTCTTGACTCTTTATGATGTGATACGAACACTTCATAAAGGGCTTATGATACTCCGGATATACAAAGATGAAGAAATGACACTGGCAGAATTGGGTAATTATGGCGATATTCCGAAAATGCAATTTGAAGAAATTCTGAGTGGGGTTACAGAGGAAATCGAAAATCTTGTGCTGGATTTTTCGAGCAAGATTCTCGACACAGAGGAGATAAACACATTAACAGAAAAACTTTTTTCATTATCGGAAAAGGAAATGTCCAACTATGTCCTTCTGGCAAAGCTTATGGGTTATGAAGTTTCTTCAACCGCCCAGACTATGGAAATGTCGCTTTTTTCAAGAGGTATAAGATTCATTAGAAAAATTCCTAAAATTCCTCTTCAGGTTGCTTTGAATATTGGTAAGCGTTTCGGTTCCCTTTCAAAGTTGATGGATAGTTCTTCAGAAGAGCTAAAAGAAGTAGAAGGAATCGGAGAAAAGCGTGCCCTTGCAATTCGGCACGCTATCGATGTCAAAAAAAGGCACGAGGATATAGATTAA
- a CDS encoding amidohydrolase family protein → MIIKNVAVFTNDPENYFIPRGFVEIRGRVIRSVGRMEEYSASDEEELDIPGAIVAPGMINVHMSLYNSICNLVFQNILNNVTGSNYFLNLIDYFKKSEQKDLGRYSIEMGALLSQLNGITTVFGPIFDSEALSAKIIREIAEKYRIRLVTGPVIFKENIDKIISKWIGAVKSDYYYPIVYITELAEYSEDELKKIANFIASGIEAVLVVFDMHLDDTRCLSLYGEHLIDRLLKNGLMVPNSGIAYAGNMRETDMDVIASKQMFVIKSLRTEMFAGTFKSNVADFLGRGMNVCIGSGLLDADLLAEARGLILSERHFKGFDIKVIDYELKKILFENNYKLAEKFFKKGFGKIKVGYEADLMLAKPRNPFSSIKKELKSLSALIVDLSNNYYVSDVWSSGEWVVKSSKHTKITPEDVKEILERVDNLE, encoded by the coding sequence ATGATAATCAAGAATGTTGCAGTATTTACGAATGATCCGGAAAATTACTTCATCCCCCGGGGTTTTGTCGAAATACGGGGAAGGGTAATAAGAAGTGTGGGAAGAATGGAAGAATACTCTGCATCTGATGAGGAAGAACTTGATATACCCGGTGCAATAGTAGCACCCGGTATGATCAATGTTCATATGAGCTTGTATAATTCCATTTGCAATCTTGTATTCCAGAACATTCTGAATAATGTAACAGGCTCTAATTATTTCTTAAATTTGATAGACTATTTCAAAAAATCTGAACAGAAAGACTTAGGTCGGTACTCAATCGAGATGGGAGCTCTTTTGTCTCAGCTTAATGGTATCACAACCGTCTTTGGCCCTATTTTTGATTCAGAAGCTTTGAGCGCGAAAATAATTCGCGAAATTGCTGAAAAATATCGCATCCGGCTGGTAACAGGTCCTGTTATTTTTAAAGAGAATATTGATAAAATAATCAGCAAATGGATTGGTGCAGTAAAATCAGATTATTATTATCCTATTGTGTACATTACGGAACTTGCAGAATATAGCGAGGATGAATTGAAGAAGATAGCTAACTTCATTGCTTCCGGGATTGAAGCGGTACTTGTTGTGTTTGATATGCATCTCGACGATACACGCTGTCTGTCTCTATATGGGGAACATTTGATAGATAGATTGTTGAAAAACGGACTAATGGTTCCGAATTCAGGTATCGCTTATGCTGGAAATATGAGAGAGACTGACATGGACGTCATTGCCAGTAAACAGATGTTTGTTATTAAATCATTGAGAACCGAGATGTTTGCGGGTACCTTTAAATCAAATGTTGCTGATTTCCTTGGGCGTGGAATGAATGTTTGTATTGGTTCAGGGTTATTGGATGCCGATTTGCTTGCGGAAGCGCGGGGGCTAATACTATCAGAGCGCCACTTTAAAGGCTTTGATATAAAAGTGATCGACTACGAACTCAAAAAAATTCTTTTTGAAAATAACTACAAACTTGCTGAAAAATTCTTTAAAAAGGGATTCGGAAAGATAAAAGTGGGATACGAAGCCGATTTAATGCTAGCAAAACCGAGAAATCCCTTCAGTTCCATCAAAAAGGAGCTGAAATCACTTTCTGCTCTTATAGTAGATCTATCAAACAACTACTATGTTAGCGATGTCTGGAGCTCTGGTGAATGGGTAGTAAAATCGAGCAAGCATACTAAAATAACACCAGAAGATGTGAAGGAAATTCTTGAAAGAGTAGACAATCTGGAATGA